The following coding sequences lie in one Spinacia oleracea cultivar Varoflay chromosome 1, BTI_SOV_V1, whole genome shotgun sequence genomic window:
- the LOC110797706 gene encoding DNA repair protein recA homolog 2, mitochondrial codes for MSFLQSLQLFRAFRVCNNAIHGRSFLSSSFILHLETENFTHCGSLQTCFLSTTVDTSEFERDELVDDGAAKEKHTALRGALTQLASGFGQECMLSLPNFFIPRCASVISTGSLKLDLALGIGGLPKGRIVEIFGKEASGKTTLALHVIKEAQKLGGFCAYLDAENAMDPMLAEAIGVDTKNLLISYPDSAENMLSIVDKLTNSGSLDVIVVDSVAALVPQCELDAAIGTGEPNVLSKIMTRALKRIHYSLCRSKTLIIFLNQVRYSRKSKEGFGKMDEVTCGGNALEFYAAARLRISRTGLLKLNDKATGIKICVQVMKNKLAPGMKSTDLEINFGTGLRFETEVLELGLERGLIIKEGNSYFIEGEVLSSEQAAERYLTENEVVLEKVVMDLRRRLFDKRS; via the exons ATGAGCTTCCTCCAGAGTCTTCAATTGTTTCGTGCTTTTCGCGTCTGTAACAACGCTATTCATGGCCGCTCATTCCTCTCCTCTTCCTTTATACTG CACTTGGAGACAGAAAACTTTACTCATTGTGGCAGCCTCCAGACCTGCTTTTTATCTACCACTG TTGATACATCGGAGTTCGAACGTGATGAACTTGTCGATGATGGAGCTGCAAAGGAGAAACACACTGCATTGCGCGGTGCTCTAACACAACTTGCAAGTGGATTTGGGCAAGAGTGCATGTTGTCTTTGCCAAACTTCTTTATTCCGCGTTGCGCTTCAGTGATATCCACAGGATCCTTAAAGCTTGACCTGGCACTTGGGATAGGAGGTTTACCAAAG GGGAGAATTGTTGAGATTTTTGGAAAGGAAGCCTCTGGAAAAACAACACTTGCCCTTCATGTGATTAAGGAAGCCCAAAAGCTTGGAG GTTTTTGTGCATACCTTGATGCTGAAAATGCAATGGATCCCATGCTTGCTGAAGCCATTGGCGTTGATACAAAGAACCTGCTTATATCATATCCAGACTCAGCTGAAAACATGCTTAGTATAGTTGATAAATTGACCAATAGTGGATCATTAGATGTAATCGTGGTTGATAGT GTAGCAGCTCTTGTTCCCCAGTGTGAGCTTGATGCTGCTATTGGAACTGGTGAACCCAATGTCCTGTCCAAAATAATGACCAGGGCACTCAAAAGAATTCACTACTCGTTATGTCGATCAAAAACACTCATCATATTTCTTAATCAG GTAAGATACAGTCGAAAATCCAAGGAGGGCTTTGGTAAGATGGATGAGGTAACTTGTGGTGGGAATGCCTTGGAATTCTATGCAGCTGCACGGTTGAGAATTTCGAGAACTGGATTGTTGAAATTGAATGATAAG GCAACTGGCATCAAGATATGTGTTCAAGTGATGAAAAATAAATTAGCACCTGGAATGAAGAGCACTGACTTGGAAATAAACTTTGGAACAGGATTACGTTTTGAAACTGAGGTCTTAGAATTGGGTCTTGAGCGTGGTCTGATTATAAAGGAAGGTAACAGTTACTTCATTGAGGGAGAAGTCCTTAGCAGCGAGCAGGCTGCTGAAAGATATCTGACAGAAAATGAGGTAGTTTTGGAGAAAGTAGTCATGGACTTGAGACGTCGGTTATTTGATAAGAGATCCTGA
- the LOC110797708 gene encoding glucan endo-1,3-beta-glucosidase, basic vacuolar isoform — MRTQGGAEGSSAGPVSMILLIIVLLLAFNLQQSEAEVGVCYKTPGKNEPPPAEVVALLEKHKLKRIRLYEPHKETLTALKGKDINVLLGVPNSEIIPIATYPSKAESWVQTNVKAFSPDVKIEYLIVGNEISTNNANSLLSLFLLDTMRNFQNALAKEGLMHIKVTTAFDTSILRNPYTDTPSNITFAVESLLFMGDILKFLSENGAPFMANLYPYYALLV, encoded by the exons ATGCGGACACAGGGAGGAGCCGAGGGCTCCTCGGCTGGTCCAGTATCCATGATATTGCTCAtcattgtgcttctcctagcttTTAATCTACAGCAATCAG AGGCTGAAGTTGGAGTTTGTTACAAAACACCAGGGAAGAACGAACCACCCCCAGCAGAAGTTGTAGCTCTCCTGGAGAAACAcaagttaaaacgaattcgactATATGAACCACATAAAGAGACCTTAACAGCACTTAAGGGAAAAGACATAAACGTTTTGCTTGGTGTACCAAACTCAGAAATCATTCCTATTGCCACTTATCCTTCTAAAGCCGAATCATGGGTACAAACCAATGTGAAAGCATTCTCACCTGATGTGAAAATTGAGTACCTTATTGTTGGGAATGAGATAAGCACTAACAATGCAAACAGTTTGTTGTCACTGTTCCTCTTAGACACCATGCGAAACTTCCAAAATGCATTAGCCAAAGAGGGTTTAATGCATATCAAGGTAACCACCGCTTTCGACACCTCAATCCTTAGAAATCCATACACAGATACTCCATCAAACATCACTTTTGCAGTTGAATCTCTCTTATTCATGGGTGATATCCTGAAATTTCTGTCTGAAAATGGTGCTCCTTTCATGGCTAATTTATACCCTTACTATGCCCTT CTTGTTTGA
- the LOC110797707 gene encoding protein IQ-DOMAIN 12 isoform X1 yields MAKNNWWFNLLKNLISCESKPKSNKGKTKRWSWIFDRLRFKQLPATSTTYSTLQEKSLTEAREEQRKSALNVARATAVAAEAAVAAAQAAAEVVRLTDVSRREHSSLRKHERAIQNLAVIKIQTAFRAYLARKALRALKGVVRIQAIARGRAVRRRVKRIYPTTQLVHTKRVPSVIDQSPRKSNETSDRSKLECKSQRQWSGSLFSKEEIESIYLHKQEAGFRRERMKQYSFSHRERQCSQILEEDLRKELAEEDNGYSKGAFLEVHQDAQRWDLGGNLRIKPKAINLVKQNYTEEVNSPFSHPRRSFSHMRLKQGTDDFQLLNSSMFPTYMAVTESAKAKMRSMSTPRQRLRYIDSSFESTSNNSSWFSYNVADTPDAEGQPVSATTTWIES; encoded by the exons ATGGCTAAGAACAATTGGTGGTTTAATCTTCTCAAGAATCTAATCAGTTGTGAATCcaaaccaaaatcaaacaag GGAAAAACAAAGAGATGGAGTTGGATTTTTGACAGATTAAGGTTCAAACAACTCCCTGCAACATCAACAACATATTCAACATTACAAGAAAAGTCACTAACTGAAGCCAGAGAAGAACAGAGAAAGTCTGCACTGAATGTTGCCCGGGCCACCGCGGTGGCTGCTGAGGCTGCAGTGGCAGCAGCTCAGGCAGCTGCCGAGGTAGTTCGTCTCACGGATGTGTCCCGCCGAGAGCATTCCTCGTTACGAAAACACGAGAGAGCTATTCAGAACTTGGCTGTCATAAAGATTCAAACTGCTTTCAGGGCATATCTT GCAAGGAAGGCACTAAGAGCACTAAAAGGAGTGGTAAGAATACAAGCAATAGCCCGAGGACGGGCAGTGAGACGTCGAGTGAAGCGTATTTATCCTACCACACAGTTAGTCCACACGAAAAGAGTTCCTAGTGTAATTGATCAATCACCAAGAAAATCGAACGAAACAAGTGACAGATCTAAG CTTGAGTGCAAGAGCCAGAGGCAATGGAGTGGCAGCTTGTTCTCGAAGGAGGAGATCGAATCAATATACTTGCATAAGCAAGAGGCCGGCTTtagaagagagagaatgaaGCAATATTCTTTCTCTCATCGG GAGAGGCAATGTTCTCAAATACTTGAAGAAGACTTAAGAAAAGAATTGGCCGAGGAAGATAACGGATATTCAAAAGGCGCTTTCTTAGAGGTACACCAGGATGCACAAAGGTGGGACTTAGGGGGTAACTTGAGGATCAAACCAAAGGCTATAAATCTAGTGAAACAGAATTATACAGAGGAAGTTAACTCCCCATTTTCACATCCAAGGCGATCATTTAGTCATATGAGGCTAAAACAAGGAACAGACGACTTTCAACTATTAAACTCTAGCATGTTTCCTACTTACATGGCTGTTACTGAATCAGCCAAGGCTAAGATGAGATCAATGAGTACACCGAGGCAACGTCTCAGGTATATCGACTCATCCTTCGAATCGACGTCTAACAACAGTTCTTGGTTTTCTTACAATG TTGCAGATACACCAGACGCTGAGGGCCAGCCGGTCTCTGCCACAACAACTTGGATTGAGTCATAA
- the LOC110797707 gene encoding protein IQ-DOMAIN 12 isoform X2 — MAKNNWWFNLLKNLISCESKPKSNKGKTKRWSWIFDRLRFKQLPATSTTYSTLQEKSLTEAREEQRKSALNVARATAVAAEAAVAAAQAAAEVVRLTDVSRREHSSLRKHERAIQNLAVIKIQTAFRAYLARKALRALKGVVRIQAIARGRAVRRRVKRIYPTTQLVHTKRVPSVIDQSPRKSNETSDRSKLECKSQRQWSGSLFSKEEIESIYLHKQEAGFRRERMKQYSFSHRERQCSQILEEDLRKELAEEDNGYSKGAFLEVHQDAQRWDLGGNLRIKPKAINLVKQNYTEEVNSPFSHPRRSFSHMRLKQGTDDFQLLNSSMFPTYMAVTESAKAKMRSMSTPRQRLRYIDSSFESTSNNSSWFSYNGESSALGRTPHCS; from the exons ATGGCTAAGAACAATTGGTGGTTTAATCTTCTCAAGAATCTAATCAGTTGTGAATCcaaaccaaaatcaaacaag GGAAAAACAAAGAGATGGAGTTGGATTTTTGACAGATTAAGGTTCAAACAACTCCCTGCAACATCAACAACATATTCAACATTACAAGAAAAGTCACTAACTGAAGCCAGAGAAGAACAGAGAAAGTCTGCACTGAATGTTGCCCGGGCCACCGCGGTGGCTGCTGAGGCTGCAGTGGCAGCAGCTCAGGCAGCTGCCGAGGTAGTTCGTCTCACGGATGTGTCCCGCCGAGAGCATTCCTCGTTACGAAAACACGAGAGAGCTATTCAGAACTTGGCTGTCATAAAGATTCAAACTGCTTTCAGGGCATATCTT GCAAGGAAGGCACTAAGAGCACTAAAAGGAGTGGTAAGAATACAAGCAATAGCCCGAGGACGGGCAGTGAGACGTCGAGTGAAGCGTATTTATCCTACCACACAGTTAGTCCACACGAAAAGAGTTCCTAGTGTAATTGATCAATCACCAAGAAAATCGAACGAAACAAGTGACAGATCTAAG CTTGAGTGCAAGAGCCAGAGGCAATGGAGTGGCAGCTTGTTCTCGAAGGAGGAGATCGAATCAATATACTTGCATAAGCAAGAGGCCGGCTTtagaagagagagaatgaaGCAATATTCTTTCTCTCATCGG GAGAGGCAATGTTCTCAAATACTTGAAGAAGACTTAAGAAAAGAATTGGCCGAGGAAGATAACGGATATTCAAAAGGCGCTTTCTTAGAGGTACACCAGGATGCACAAAGGTGGGACTTAGGGGGTAACTTGAGGATCAAACCAAAGGCTATAAATCTAGTGAAACAGAATTATACAGAGGAAGTTAACTCCCCATTTTCACATCCAAGGCGATCATTTAGTCATATGAGGCTAAAACAAGGAACAGACGACTTTCAACTATTAAACTCTAGCATGTTTCCTACTTACATGGCTGTTACTGAATCAGCCAAGGCTAAGATGAGATCAATGAGTACACCGAGGCAACGTCTCAGGTATATCGACTCATCCTTCGAATCGACGTCTAACAACAGTTCTTGGTTTTCTTACAATGGTGAGTCTAGTGCACTTGGAAGGACTCCTCATTGTTCCTAG